One genomic window of Campylobacter curvus includes the following:
- the rpsK gene encoding 30S ribosomal protein S11 — protein MAKRKIVKKKVVRKSIAKGIVYISATFNNTMVTVTDEMGNAIAWSSAGGLGFKGSKKSTPYAAQQAVEDALNKAKEHGIKEVGIKVQGPGSGRETAVKSVGAVEGIKVTFLKDITPLAHNGCRPPKRRRV, from the coding sequence ATGGCAAAAAGAAAAATCGTTAAGAAAAAAGTTGTTAGAAAAAGTATAGCCAAAGGTATCGTTTATATCAGTGCGACATTTAATAATACGATGGTGACCGTTACCGATGAGATGGGAAATGCTATCGCATGGAGCAGTGCCGGTGGTCTTGGATTTAAAGGAAGCAAAAAATCGACTCCTTACGCAGCTCAACAAGCCGTTGAAGATGCTCTAAATAAAGCAAAAGAGCACGGCATAAAAGAAGTCGGCATAAAAGTACAAGGTCCGGGCAGCGGACGCGAGACGGCAGTTAAGAGCGTAGGAGCGGTCGAAGGCATCAAAGTGACTTTCCTTAAAGATATCACCCCGCTTGCACACAATGGTTGCAGACCACCAAAACGCCGCCGCGTCTAA
- the rpsD gene encoding 30S ribosomal protein S4 — translation MARYTGPVEKLERRLGVSLALKGERRLAGKSALDKRPYAPGQHGQRRAKISEYGLQLREKQKAKFMYGISEKQFRRLFQEAARREGNTGALLVQLLEQRLDNVVYRMGFATTRRFARQLVTHGHILVNGKRVDIPSYRVEPGSKVEVIEKSKNNPQIVRAIDLTAQTGIVGWVDVEKDKKFGIFTRNPEREEVIIPIEERFIVELYSK, via the coding sequence ATGGCTAGATATACAGGACCTGTTGAAAAACTAGAAAGACGTCTTGGTGTTTCTCTTGCGCTAAAAGGCGAGAGAAGGCTTGCAGGCAAAAGTGCGCTTGATAAAAGACCGTATGCACCGGGACAACACGGACAAAGAAGAGCGAAAATCAGCGAATATGGCTTACAGCTTCGCGAGAAGCAAAAAGCTAAATTCATGTATGGAATTTCAGAGAAGCAATTTAGAAGATTGTTCCAAGAAGCAGCACGTCGCGAGGGAAATACCGGTGCGCTTTTAGTCCAGCTTTTAGAACAAAGACTAGATAACGTAGTTTATAGGATGGGCTTTGCGACGACTCGTCGTTTCGCACGTCAGCTCGTAACTCACGGACATATCCTTGTAAACGGTAAGAGAGTGGATATCCCTTCTTATAGGGTGGAGCCGGGATCTAAAGTAGAGGTTATCGAAAAATCTAAAAATAATCCGCAAATTGTTCGTGCGATTGATCTTACCGCTCAGACCGGTATCGTCGGCTGGGTTGATGTTGAAAAAGATAAGAAATTTGGAATTTTCACCAGAAATCCAGAAAGAGAAGAGGTTATCATTCCGATAGAGGAAAGATTCATAGTCGAGCTTTACTCAAAATAA
- the rpsM gene encoding 30S ribosomal protein S13, protein MARIAGVDLPNKKRIEYGLTYIYGIGLYKSRQILDAAGISYDKRVFELSEDEAAAIRKEIQEHHIVEGDLRKQVAMDIKALMDLGSYRGLRHRKGLPVRGQKTKTNARTRKGRRKTVGAATK, encoded by the coding sequence ATGGCACGTATTGCAGGTGTAGATTTACCAAACAAAAAGAGAATAGAGTATGGTTTGACATATATCTATGGCATAGGTCTTTACAAGTCACGTCAAATTCTTGACGCTGCGGGTATCTCTTACGACAAGAGAGTTTTTGAGCTGAGCGAAGACGAGGCTGCGGCTATCCGTAAAGAGATCCAGGAGCATCACATAGTCGAGGGTGACCTTAGGAAACAAGTCGCTATGGATATAAAGGCACTTATGGATCTTGGAAGTTATAGAGGTCTTCGCCATAGAAAAGGCCTTCCTGTTCGCGGACAAAAGACAAAAACTAACGCAAGAACCAGAAAAGGCAGACGTAAAACCGTCGGCGCGGCTACTAAGTAA
- the rpmJ gene encoding 50S ribosomal protein L36 yields MKVRPSVKKMCDKCKIVKRSGIIRVICENPKHKQRQG; encoded by the coding sequence ATGAAAGTTCGTCCTTCTGTAAAGAAGATGTGTGACAAATGCAAAATTGTCAAACGTAGCGGTATCATTCGTGTTATCTGCGAAAATCCAAAACATAAACAAAGACAAGGATAA